In Leptolyngbya sp. SIO1E4, one DNA window encodes the following:
- a CDS encoding PipX family protein, producing MSTENYINHPTFGLLFRLCMVGEKRELFATLYAQRLFFVVTSSNPKEFIFESVGRSDARLLLEERMRDLRRRGDYLEYDRLQKTYKQTFR from the coding sequence ATGAGCACAGAAAATTATATTAACCACCCTACCTTTGGACTACTCTTCAGGCTTTGCATGGTAGGCGAGAAACGAGAGCTGTTTGCCACCTTGTATGCTCAACGTTTGTTTTTTGTGGTGACTTCTAGCAATCCAAAAGAGTTCATATTTGAATCAGTGGGGCGTAGCGATGCCCGGTTGCTTTTAGAAGAACGCATGCGCGACCTGCGACGACGGGGAGACTATTTAGAATACGATCGCTTACAGAAGACGTACAAACAGACCTTTCGATGA
- a CDS encoding anthranilate synthase component I encodes MLQPWYVRSRPLQGRTGSLIFAALYGPMTRKPGQGNPDRSWQAIATLLESPYPLPTEVPQARLARYSLCAGPPRSQGGNPLLWTPPVGNILAMLSARLATPQPESVLLDETGIPLAQPLDPFAGGWLGWLGYDLAWEIESLPTLNADPLPLPVAFWYEPETFAVLDHGQQRLWLAATHPHQLAQMEAAIATAQPETAAPLFHAESLTLVSSQRAYEEAVRQAKGYIKAGDIFQANLSLRFSTQTDADSWAIYRRLQHINPSPFASYWRTPWGDMISCSPERLVSLRGDRAETRPIAGTRSRGQTDQQDQDLAQELRDNTKERAEHIMLVDLERNDLGRVCTWGTVQVDELMALEPYSHVMHLVSNVTGRLAPGNTAIDLIRATFPGGTITGCPKVRCMEIIEALEPVRRSLFYGSCGYLDYRGNLDLNILIRTLLWTPGEADKLSCVWGQVGAGIVADSQPLQEWQESLQKAKAQLLAMGMTLDGLEKSLPPSLSSLMSPLSHG; translated from the coding sequence ATGCTTCAACCCTGGTATGTGCGATCGCGCCCCCTGCAGGGGCGTACTGGCTCCCTCATTTTTGCGGCGCTGTACGGGCCTATGACGCGAAAGCCTGGCCAGGGCAATCCGGATCGGTCTTGGCAGGCAATCGCCACCTTACTCGAAAGCCCGTACCCGTTACCGACCGAGGTGCCTCAGGCTCGCCTGGCCCGCTATTCACTCTGTGCTGGCCCGCCCCGGTCTCAAGGGGGCAATCCGCTTCTATGGACACCCCCCGTGGGCAACATTCTGGCGATGTTGTCTGCTCGATTGGCCACCCCCCAGCCTGAATCCGTGCTGTTGGATGAAACTGGTATCCCGCTGGCCCAGCCTCTAGACCCGTTTGCTGGGGGCTGGCTTGGCTGGCTTGGCTACGATTTGGCCTGGGAAATTGAGTCGCTGCCCACGCTGAATGCGGATCCCTTACCACTGCCCGTCGCCTTTTGGTATGAACCTGAAACCTTTGCGGTGTTAGATCATGGCCAGCAGCGACTCTGGTTAGCCGCAACCCATCCTCACCAGCTAGCGCAGATGGAGGCCGCGATCGCCACTGCGCAGCCTGAAACAGCGGCACCGCTCTTCCATGCAGAGAGCCTGACGCTGGTTTCTTCACAACGGGCCTACGAGGAAGCCGTACGCCAGGCGAAAGGCTACATCAAAGCTGGCGATATTTTTCAGGCAAACCTGTCGTTGCGCTTCTCAACCCAGACAGATGCTGACAGTTGGGCTATCTATCGCCGTCTGCAGCACATTAACCCCTCTCCGTTTGCCAGCTACTGGCGCACACCCTGGGGAGACATGATTAGCTGCTCTCCTGAAAGGCTCGTGTCTCTGCGGGGCGATCGCGCTGAAACCCGCCCCATTGCTGGCACCCGATCGCGGGGTCAAACCGATCAACAAGATCAGGATCTGGCTCAAGAACTCCGAGACAATACGAAAGAGCGAGCAGAGCACATCATGCTTGTGGATCTAGAACGGAATGACCTGGGGCGAGTCTGTACTTGGGGCACCGTACAGGTGGATGAACTGATGGCTCTAGAGCCCTACAGCCACGTTATGCATTTGGTCAGCAATGTCACCGGTAGGCTCGCCCCAGGCAACACCGCGATTGATCTGATCAGGGCAACATTCCCAGGAGGAACCATTACCGGCTGTCCGAAGGTGCGCTGCATGGAAATTATTGAAGCTTTAGAACCCGTTCGGCGCAGCCTATTTTATGGCTCCTGCGGATATCTGGATTACCGGGGTAATTTAGATCTCAACATTTTGATTCGAACCTTGTTGTGGACGCCAGGAGAGGCCGACAAGCTCTCTTGCGTCTGGGGGCAAGTCGGCGCCGGGATTGTGGCAGACAGCCAGCCACTGCAGGAGTGGCAAGAGTCATTGCAAAAGGCGAAAGCCCAACTCCTAGCCATGGGGATGACCCTGGATGGACTCGAAAAAAGCTTGCCGCCTTCTCTGTCTTCTTTAATGAGCCCCTTGAGCCACGGATAA